The nucleotide sequence CAGCCAGAAGATTTTTGGTCCTTCTATGAATGGCTGATCCGCCCGGACGCATTCTTGGAAAGTGCCTTGTTGCAAGGTGCGGTTCTGATCGTCTTGGCGATCGTTTTGGGGTTGTTGGTCGGATACATCATCAGCGCCGCACGCTATGGACCGTCCGAAGGTTTCTATGCCGTCGCGCGTGGTGTTCGTGATTTGGTGCGGTTCGACTTGCCCGGTACGTCGCCGCGTCGTGTCATCGCGTTGGCACGTTTGGCGTTTAAGGAAGCCATTCGCCGCAAAGTCCTGTTTGTGATCGGGCTGTTCGTCGTCGGTCTGTTGTTGGCCGGCTGGTTCTTGGACCCCAACAGCAGTGATCCCGCCCGGCTGTACATCAGCTTTGTTTTGACCGGTACGAATTACCTGGTCTTGGCTTTGGCGTTGTTCATCAGCGCCTTCAGTTTGCCATCGGATATCGAAAGCCGCCGGATCTACACGATCGTCACCAAGCCCGTTCGGGCGACCGAGATCGTGCTCGGACGGATGTTGGGTTTCATCGGCGTGGGCACGATGATTTTGGTTCCGATGGGGCTGGTCAGTTACGTCTTTGTGAAGCGTGGTTTGCGTCACACCCACTTGGAAGTCGCCGATGTGCGTCAGATCGACGATCAATTCGAAGGCGAAACTGACTTTGTGCGTTCACACAAACACAGCTTCACGTTGGACGCCGATGGTCGTGGTTTGACCGATGTGGTGCGTGGGCACCGTCACGTGGTGACTCGGGACGAAGATGGCCAGTTCGTGATCGGGCCGCCGACCGGTGATCTGCGGGCTCGCATTCCCCATTACGGCGAAGTCGTCTTCTTTGACCGTCGCGGTGAAGAAAAGGAAATCGGTCTGAACGTCGGCGACGAATCGTTGCCCGGTGGCTACGGCAGCAGCGGCATCAGTCGTGTGATCGGCATGTCACAAGGCCCCAAGAAGCTGGAGCATGGCTACATCGAAGGCGGAACATTGTGCGCCGCCGTTTTCACGTTTGATGATGTCACACCGGAACGTTTCCCCGACGGTATCCCACTGGACCTGACCATCCGCGCCTTTCGGACACACAAAGGGGATATCGAATCAACCCTGCGGGCGTCGTTGTCGCTGAAGCACCCCACGAAAGAGATCGAAACCAATCCGATCGTCTTCGAGGTCAACGAGTATGAAGTCGACGAGCGTCTGATGCCGTTGACGATGGAAGGTAGCGACGGCGATGAAACCCGGGAACTGAGCCTTTTCGACGACCTCGTGGACGACGAAGGCCGTATCAAGGTTGTCATTCGTTGTGTCGACCGCGGCCAGTATCTGGGCGTGACCAAGAGCAGTGTCTATCTGCGTCCCGGCGAAAGTTCGTTCGAATGGAACTTGGCCAAAGCTTACATCTCGATCTGGTTGCAGATGACGATGGTCATCGCGTTCGGTGTGATGTTCAGCACGTTCCTCAGCGGACCGGTCGCCATGATCGCCACCGCCGTTTGTGTTCTGTTGGGCTTTTCGGCCGAACAGATTTATGACACGCGGCATTACATCGATTCGGGAGTCAACCGCGGTGGCGGTCCGATCGAAGCGATGGTCCGGATGCTGCGACAGGATTCGGTGACGACAGAACTGGACGTCGATGTTTTGGCCAACAAGGTGATCAAAGCCGCGGACGCGGCGATCGTCTATTCGCTGGATGCGATCGCAACGGCGCTGCCCAACCTGCCCAAAATGGTCAGCACGGCGGAATACGCGGCATCGGGCTTCGACATTTTCAATGCATTGCTGGCGCGGCACGCCGCGGCGACTTTTGGTTACTGCCTGCTAGCGTTTCTTGTCAGTTACTTCTTTTTGAAATCGCGTGAGATCGCGGCATGAATTTGAAATCGGCATTCGGACGCAAAATTTTGTATCTGGGCGTCTTGGTCGTCATGTTGGTGCCGCTGTTCCTGTTGGGACAGCCGGCGACCGGCAAAGGTGACCGAGCCGGCCAACTGGCGGAAATGCGCGAGCGGTTCAACATCGCCGAAAGCGATCTTGGTGAAATCAGTCCTGCCAGTGAAACGATGAAGCTGGCTTCGCTGGGGATGCGTGGCGTTGCATCGACGTTGCTTTGGAATAAGGCGCATGACTTCAGTGTTCGCCATGAATGGGACCGCCTGAAAGCGACGCTGAACAACATCGCGCTTCTGCAGCCTCACTTTGACCGCGTTTGGGAATTCCAAGCCTGGAACCTGGCCTACAACGTTTCCAGCGAATTCGACGATTACCGCCAGCGTTACAACATGGTTGGTGAGGGCACCGATTATCTGACCCGCGGCGTCAAGCAGAATCGTCATGCATCGCGATTGGTCTGGTACACCGGATGGTTTTACGGCCAGAAGCTGGGCATGAGCGACGAGCGGAAGCAATTCCGTGAATTGTTCGCCGACGACGAAGTCTGGCACGAAGAACTGCTGGGCGAAGGCATTGCGGTGGATAGCCCCGAAGCCCGCGGGCCGATGGGCAAACCGGACAACTGGTTGGTCGGTCGGCTGTGGTTGAATCGTGGCTATGACCTGGTGGATTCCGGCGTCAAGATTCGTCGCCAAACGCCGATCAACTTCTACGAAACCGGTCCCAAGTGGCGGTTCAAGCACGCCGAGGCTATCGAGAAAGAGGGCGTGCTGGATGAACGAGCCCAGAACGCGTGGGAACTTGCATCGGAGGACTGGGGTGTCTTGGGCAACCGCAGCATTCCGGTCACCGCGCCGTTCACGATCAAGCTCGATCGCATCGACGAACTGAAGCGTCAACGCGACGAAAAAGATGAACAGTTCATCGAATTGGTCGGCGACACCACACAGACGGTTCGCGATGAACTGATAGCGAAACTTTCGGAAACCGAACGTGAGTTGTTGAATCGACCGCTGAGCGAGATGAACGGCGACGAATTCAATCTCCGTCGCGGGGCCGAGTTCAAGACCAAGCCGGCGCGGGCCGATGTCGCACGACGTACCGATCCGGATGTCCGATTGCGGGCCATTCGCTTGGCCGGCGAAATTGACGATCTGGAAGCCCGAATCAATAAGACCGAAGGCTATCGGAAGCAGATCAATTACCAGTACTGGAAAACACTGGCCATCGCCGAGCAGGAAGAACGAACCGTGCGTGCACGGCGGTTGGTTTACGAAGCGGAAAAAGCCAACGCGGACGCCGAACTGGACAAAGCGATCGAACTGTACGAAGAATCGTTCGCAATTTGGGCCGATATCTTCGACGACTATCCGATTCTGATCATCGACGACACCGCCGAAGATCTGCGTGATTCGATTCGTCGCTATGCCATCGCGATTGACAGCCAGGAATTCGACGAGGATTTCCCGCTGAAGACCTTCGTCGAAATGATGGACGAAGACGGCTACATGGATCCGGACTTGTATGAAAAAGTCCGTGAGACTCAGGCGTCCAAGTTGGAAGAACGCCAAAAGGAAAAGGAAGCCGAAGAGAAGCGGTTGGCTGAGGAAGCCGCCAAATTGGAAGCCGCCGAGAAGGCCAAGCAGCAGGAAGAAGCCGAATCCGAAGAGACCGATTCTGGATCAGAAAGCGATTCGTCCGGTTCCGAAGAGATGAACCAGGACGAAGCGTCTGAGGCGCCAGAGTCGGAAGCCGCTGAATCGGACGAACCAGAATCGTCTGAAAACGAAACGGAAGAAACCGACGCCGCGGACGAATCGTCGAACTGATTTCTGGGGCTTCGGCAACTCGCGTCGTGCAACGGCTTAGGCGGATGTTTGGTCCAGTGGATTCGCGGCGTCTGAAACGTCACGGCGTTGCCAAAGCGATGCGGCGACGCCCATAACCGACATGACGGCAATCCCGGCAAACACCATTCGGTGGCCTGTGATCCCCGGATGTCGGTCGATGACCCATCCGGTCACGGGACCAAAAAAGATGTCCGGCAGGAATCCGACCAGCGACACCAGGCCTGCCGCAGTGCCGACCAAGGTCGGTGGAATCTTTAAATCATCAAAGACGGCAAAGTAAACGCCGCGCAGACCATAGATCGCGGCCGCGGTGCAGGCCAGCAAGGTCAACAAGACTGGGGTGGCCGACAGGGTGAGCGCGGCCGGTCCGTTTGTCGGTCGATGATCGATGGCCAGCCAACCGTTGCCCACCGCGACTACGGCGAACAGCACCGCAAGCCATCCCATGCGTCCGGCGCGATCCGCCACCAGTCCGGCCGACAACGCGGCGATCGGTCTGGCCCAAAATGCCAGCGTTGTGACCCACGCGGCGCGCGACGAAGATGCGCCGTAAGCGTCGACCACGTAGATGCCATAGTTATCGATGCTCTTGTAGCCGCAGTAGGCGCACAGCACGATCCAGCCTTGCAGCCAGACGGATCGCCGGCGCAGGACCCGACCGATCGCCTGGACGTTGATGCTTTGGCCGGGGGCGTCGGCGTCCTGTCCAAGGTTCGCCGTGTCCGACGCATCGTTTGCTGGCCGTTTCAGGCCGAGCCAAATCATTGCACCGGAGGCGGCGACCGACAGGATTGCCAACAGCAGGATTGCTTGAAACGCGTCTGCTTCGCCACCGTCATCGACTAGGCTAGCGAAAACGAAACTAAACAGACTGGCAAGCAGTGCTGCAAATAGGCCGCGTCCGGCGTCCAGGATTCCGAACGCCCTGCCCTGGGTTTGTGTGCGTGCCAGGTCATGAGTGGCCCGAATCATCGGAGCCCAAAACAGCAAGATGGTGGTGACGCCAAATGCGGCATACGTCCAAAGCAAACGCGTGGCGCTGGGCTGTCCCCACAACGCCAACCCGCATGCCGCGGTTGATAGCAGTGCCAACGTCATCATGACGCGAGGGCCGAATCGATCGGCCAGCGGACCGCCGGCAAAATAGGCCACCGCGGCGACGATCCCATAAGCGGAAAACGCCAAGCCCAGATCGGTATTGGAGATACCCCACTGGGCCAGCATCACCGGCCGAAAAAGACGAGGCAGCACGAACGGCAGCACAAAGATGGCTTCGCCGGCGATCACCAGGGACCACAGACGCCACAGGGGCGAACCGGCGATTGATCTGAAAGACAAACCGTCGCTGCTTGATCGTGACTGGGAACGACTGTGTCGATCGGCTGGCCGATCAGCCAGCCGATGCGGACGAAGGACGCCGTTTCGGCTTATAGATTTCCGTCGCGGTTCCGAAGTGGATCTCACCGGCGTTCATCAACGTTTCCGACAGTGTCGGGTGGGGGTGAATCGCATCGGTGATGTCGTGGACTTCGCAACCCATTTCGATTGCCAGCACGGCTTCGGCGATCAGTTCGCCGGCACCACTGCCGACGATGCCGCAACCGATCACGCGGTGCGTTTCCGGGTCAATGATCCACTTGGTCAAACCGTCGGTGGTCCCCAGGGCCTGAGCGCGTCCACTGGCCGCCCATGGATAAACTTCCACATCCACCTTTCGGCCCTGGGCCTTGGCTTCTTCGACGGTGATACCCGCCCAGGCAATTTCCGGATCAGTGAAGACCACCGCGGGGATCGCGAACTTGTCAAACGCGACGTTCTTGCCGGCCAAGACTTCCGCGGCGACACGGCCTTCATGGGTCGCCTTGTGAGCCAGCATCGGATCACCGGCGACATCGCCGATGGCCAGGATCGACGGGTCGGCCGTTCGTTGCGAACGATCGCAGACGACAAAACCGCGTTCATTGACTTCGACCTTGGTGTTTTCCAGGCCCAGGCCTTGGGTGACCGGTCGACGACCGATGCTGACCAAGACGCGGTCAAAACGCTCGTTGCCGAAATGCTGTGGGCCTTCGAACGTGACTTCGATTTTGTCATCGACTTCGGCCATCGATCCGACTTTGGTGTGCAGCAGCACGCGGCCCTCGCACATCGAGTTGATCTGTTTGACCAGCGGTTTGACTAAGTCTTGGTCGGCACCGGCCAACAGGCGTTCGGCCAATTCGACGACGGTGACTTTGCTGCCCAGGTGGGCGTAAACGGTGGCCATTTCCAGACCGATGTAGCCGCCGCCGACGATCAACATTGTTTCCGGAACGTCTTTCAGTTCCAACGCACCGGTGCTGTCCATCACGCGGTCGCTGCCGATGTTGAACGCGCCGGGCATGGCCGGCACGCTGCCGGTGGCCAGGATGCAGTGGTCAAATGTCAGTTGGCCGCCTTCGGGGATCGATTCGTCGTCCCCTTCCAGTTTCATCGTGTTGGAATCGATGAACGATCCACGAGCGCGGATGACCGTCACGTTGCGTCGCTTGGCCAGACCACCCAAGCCGGACGTCAGCGTGTCGATCACTTTGTCTTTACGTCCACGCACGACGTCGATGTCGATTTTCGGTTTTTCGTCATAGACGACCCCCCAATCTTCTCGCAATTCATCGACTTCTTTGATGACTTTGGCGACGTGCAGCAGAGCTTTACTGGGGATACAGCCACGCAGCAGGCAGGTGCCACCCAGGCGTGGTTCGGCTTCGACGATGGTGACGTCCAAACCTTCGTCGGCTGCCAAAAACGCGGCCGCGTATCCGCCGGGGCCACCACCGAGAACGACAACAGGAGCGTGCATGAGTTTGTTTGTGTTTCAGCGAAGTAAAAAATCAGGGAAGCGATCAAAACGGTCGGCCGACCGAGTTCGCATGGATGTGTGTGTCACCGGTGGCGAACCGAGGTGCCGAAACCGGGATTTCCGAGAAAGGCCGGACGGCAAAATTCAGCCAACAAAAAAGGTACCTTCGAATCCGGCCCGCTGGGACCACCACCCGAAGATACCTTGGCGTTTGTTTTCTGTCCCTATTCGGGAATCGCGAACGAATCCGAAACTAGCGAGACAGGAATTCGACCACGCTGTTCGCGTCCACCGGCAGGCTGATGTCGCTTGCGCCGGGCAGACCCAAAATGGTCGCGGTCAGGTTTTCGCTATCGAAGGTCACCCAGTCCAACGCGTCGGGAGACGCATTGGCGATGACGCCACGATACAGGTTCTTCAAGTTTTCACGGTTGCGGACTTCGACGATGTCACCGGGGCGAAGCATGTAACCGGGCTTGGTGACTTTGACACCGTTGACACGGAAATGGCCGTGGGTGATGCCTTGGCGTGCTTGCGGGCGAGTCTTGGTGAATCCGACGCGTCGAACCACGTTGTCCAACCGACGTTCGCACATCAACAACAACAGTTCGCCCGTGTTGCCGACCTTGCGGCTGACATTTTCGAAATAGCGTCGCAGCTGACGTTCGCCCAAGCCGTAATAGTGCTTGATCTTTTGCTTTTCCATCAATGCCGCACCGTAGTTGCTGGGGCGGCGACCGCGGACGTGCATCCCCGGCGGCGAATCACGGCGGTCCAACGCACGAGCGGCGCCGGCGGTTTCGTAAATCAGGGTGCCCAGGCGTCGGTTCACGCGGGCTTTGGGTCCGGTATAGCGTGCCATGTGTTCGGAAACTCTCTTTTTGGCATCCTGAGATGCCACGGGTGGAACAGCCAGGGTGTGGGGACGATGCCCGTCACACCACGCGATCCGCGTTTCGTTGACTTCGGTCTTCCGTCACATGGTCCCATCGGATTGACGATCGGACGCGCCGCGGGGCCCAAGGGTGGGCCGACCAGTCGGCAAAAATGAAGCGGAATGAAAAAGCGTTCGCGCTGCGATGTTGGGAAATGGTGCAAGCGGCAGCGGTCGCCGGGCGTCGCCAGGGGCTGCAGCTCGCAACCGGAAAGTGTGGCAATTCGTCCGCGTTTTGGCAAGGCCAAGCGTCCCCCGTCCACAGGATTGCCCGTGATGTGCCGGGGTCAGACAGCCCGGCAGAAATTCGCGGCGGGATCGCCCTGTCGGTGGTGATGTTCTTTCTGGGGGGATCGTGGCCGAACATGACCGGCTAGGGTTGCCGATCCCGTAACCCTTTATCAACATGAAGGCACGAATTTTCACCTCAGGACCGGTTACAGGTGGTATGACCCAGCATCAAGACACAAACGATGCGAAAGTTTCAGTCGAGACGGCTGATTCGTCCTCCACGACCAGCCCTTGGAATGGCGGCTGGGACAGTGGAGCGGCGGGATTTGCCGCGGAGCCGGCGGCTTCGCTGTGGCAGGAAAACAACGGCAATTTCCTGGTGATGTTCGCTGTCGGTATCTTCTTTCTTGGATCCGGAGTGCTGGCCTGTCGCCAATTGCGTTTCGTCCCCCCCCGTTTTCCCGACGGACGAGCGATCCAGCCACCGGAGGATTCACTGATCCCGATTCCTGAAACCGGCGCCGAATCGGTCGATGACTTGGGCACCACCGGCGACGAAGCCGATGTGGACTCCGATGGGCTTGTCGGGGCGATTCAGCCGGTGATCCAAACGTCGCTCCAGAGACCAATGCCCGCCGCAGTGTCCAAGGCGAAGTCGACCAAGGTGTCATCGGGGGCTTCGTCCTACCGCATCATTGCTCGCGGAGCGGCGGCCGATCGCGGCAACATGATGCTGGCCGTTTACGATTCACCCGATGGTTTTAATGATCCTGCATCCGCGATTTATCGCGACAAAGTGCAGGTTCGCGATGGCGGGGCGACGTTTCAGTTGCCAGCGGCCAAGCTACCCCGCCGCTTCGCCGTGGCCGTTTACCATGACGAAAACGCCGACAGCCGTTTGAACCGAAACCTGTGGGGCATTCCGACCGAACGCTATGGGTTTTCCAATGACGCCCGTTCGCTGACGGGGCCTCCGTCGTTTGACCAAGCGGTCGTGCAGAAGTCAGATCATTCCGATCGGTTGGTGATAGCGGTTCGCTGAGCGGTCGCTTGATTGCGTCGCGTCAGTCTTCGACGACATCGACGACCAGGTTGTCGCGATGGATCACGCATTCGTAGGGACGGTGGCCCAACAGATCGCCGATCTGGTCGCTGTTGTGTCCTTTGATCTTGGTGATCTCGCTGCTGCGGTAATTGCTAAGCCCACGTCCGACCGTTCGACCGTCGGGGCCCACGACTCGCACGACGCTGCCGCGTGGGAAATTGCCTTTGACCCCGGTGATGCCGATCGCCAACAGGCTGCTGCCGCGTTCGGACAGGGCGCGGGCGGCTCCTGCATCGATGCTGATTTCGCCGATCACGCTGGCTGCCACGCCGATCCAGCGACGCCGGCCGCGAATCGTTTTCTCCTTGGGCATGAACAGTGTGCCCACCGGATTGCCCGCCATGATCTGATCCAACACGTCGTCTTGGCGACCGGGGCCGATGATGGTCGGGTGGCCGTGGGAAACGGCGATCTGCGCGGCTTTCAGTTTGGAACGCATGCCGCCTTTGCTGACGGTGTTGGTGTTGTCCGATGCCAGGCCCAATACATCGTCGTCCAGGCGACGAATCAAACCGATCGGATGGCTGTCGGGTTCATCGGGGTGACCGTCATACAGCCCTTCGATGTCCGACAGGATGATCAGCAGCGCGGATTCCAACAGGCCCGCGACGTGGGCGGCCAAGCGATCGTTGTCGCCAAAAGTCGTTCGCAGTTCGGCAACAGCGACCGAATCGTTTTCATTGACAATCGCGATCGCCCCAAGATCGTGAATGCCAAGCAGCGCATTGCGTACGTGCAGGTAACCGCTGCGGCGACGTAGATCGTTCCGGGTCAACAGCACCTGTGCCGCATGGCGTCCGTGGGTGGCGAACGACTGTTCGTAAGCACGGATCAAATCGGTCTGGCCAATCGCAGCGACGGCCTGCAAAGGACCCAGAGACTTGGGGCGGCCGGGAAGCTTCAGCTTGGCGACACCGGCGCCGACGGCCCCACTGCTGACCATGATCGTGTGACGACCCGAATCGGCGATGCGGCACAGTTGGGACGAAAGCCGCTGGACCCGCTGGATGTCCAACGTACCGTCGGGACGGGTCAGCACGCGGGTGCCGACTTTGACGACAACCGCTTCGGCGTTTTCGACGACCGCTTGTCGCAAAAGTTGTTCGGTCCCCGGGATTTCGCGGACGGCAAAATCGGGCGTATCAGCGTTCGATGACGGGTCTTGGCTAGGCTTGTCCATGGATGCCACCATTTTCCACGCGATCGCGTTGTCGGCTAGGGCGCTGCCGAAGCGGTGGCAGTGCGTGATTGCCGGTCGATCGGCATTCCGGCGGGTGGTGCCAGGTCGCCGTTTTTCGTTTCTTGCGGAGGGTCGATCGACCGTTAAGATTGATTGAGTACCGGGCCGGTCTGGTGCCGGGCGAAGAATGTCCGAGAATGACCACCGGCAACGGCGAATTCTTGGCCCCCATTACGGCAACCCCCCGATCTTCATGGCCGAACTGAATCACGAGTGCGGTGTCGCGGCGATATACCATCTGTCCGGCCGTGGTCGCAGCCCGATGTGCACCGAGCACGGCCCGCGACAAATCTCCCGCGTGCTGCCCCGAATGTTGCTGGACATTCAAAACCGGGGGCAACTGGCCGCCGGAATGGCCACCTATGATCCGGACCGACCTTCGCTGTTGCAGATCCGCAAAGATGTGGGGACGGTGACCGAGGTGTTTCGGCTGAATCATCGGGAAAAGACCGAAGCGTTGATGAAGCAGCTGGCCGGTCGGGCCGCGATCGGTCACACGCGATACGCGACGTGTGGGCAAGATGATCGCGAGTACGCCCAGCCGTTTGAGCGCGTCCACATCCACAAGCGAAAGTGGTTCTCGTTCTGTTTCAACGGTCAACTGTCCAACTACGGCCTGTTGAAGGAACGTTTGCTGGCCAACGGCGATCACCATCTGCGGTTGGACACCGACACCGAAATCATCATGCATGAATTCGGCCGGATCCTATCCCGCAGTACCGGTCCGGTTGACTGGGTCAGTGTTCTGCGCGAGGCCTGCGGCGGGTTCGACGGTGCGTACAGTTTGGCAATCCTGACCGCCGAAGGCGAAATGATCGTCGCCCGCGATCCGCTGGGCATCAAGCCGATGTGCTACGTGCACGAAGGTCCATTGGTGGCCGCGGCCAGCGAAAGCGTCGCTCTATTGAATTTGGGATTTGAAAACGACCAGATCAAATCGCTGCCGCCCGGACACGCCATCCTGGTCGATCCGGAACAAGGCGTGCGAATCGAATCGTTCATGCCATCGGAAAAGACCGCGCACTGTTTCTTTGAATGGATCTATTTCGCCAACGTTGCCAGCACCCTGGATGACCGCAGCGTCTATCTGAGCCGGACCAGCTTGGGCAAAGAACTGGCGATGGCCGAGCGGGAATTCAATAAGGTCGATCTGAATCCCGAAGACACGATCATTGTTCCGGTTCCCGACACCAGCAAAGCCGCCGCCGATTCGATGGCTTTCGAGTTGTCGATCCCGTCCCGCGAAGGTTTGATCCGAAACCGCTATGCCGGTCGCACGTTTATCGAAGGCGGCAATCGCAAAGCCAAGGCGGCCACCAAATACACTCCGCTGCGTGAAGTCCTGCAGGACAAACGTGTGATCCTGGTGGAAGATTCGATCGTCCGCAGCACGACCATGAACGTCTTGTTGGATCGTATCCGTGACGTCGGTGGGGCTCGTGAAATTCACGTCCGTGTCGCCTGTCCGCCGATCATCGCACCGTGCTTTTACGGCATCGATATGTCGACGGTCGATCAGCTGATCGCGCCGAAATATTTCGAAGCGGGTGAAGATCTCAGCGATGAAGCGCAGCAGCGTTTGGCCGACGATCTGGGGGCGGACACCTTGCGATATTTGCCCGTCGAAGCGATCAGTCGCGCGATCGGTATGCGAAGCGATCAGTTGTGCCGTGCTTGTGTGACCGGCCAGTATCCGACGTCGTGTGGCCAGCATCTGTATCAGATTGCGTTGGACAATCGCGGGGCTTCGGTCGATCAGCAGCGGACCTACGAGCAGTTGGCCGCAGCGATCGAAGCAGGGTGATTCGTTTCCGTCACGCGTGCTTTTTGCCTTTCCCCCGCGGCGTGGCTTTGTGCGTTACCGCGAGTGTTCCTGGTGCCTGCTGGTCGCTCAGCAGGCCGGTTTTTGCGGCTTGTGTTATTTCGGGTCGCGCTGGTGCGGCACGGCAGCGGTCGTTTGCCGCTTGAATGACAGTGATTCGGCGGCCCTTCATCACCTGATGGCGCAATGAAAAAGACCCCGACCGGTGTTGGGAAACAACGGTCGGGGCCTTCGTTGGTTTTGGCTGCGGATCGGATGATCCGGTAACTGCCAGGCTTGTCGCCCGGGCGACATTCGGCGCGAATGCGCGTGGGCGTTTTGGGAAGCAGCGTCGGGACGCTTACTTCAGCTCGACGGTACCGCCGGCTTCTTCGACTTCGGTCTTGACCTTCTCGGCGTCTTCCTTGGAAACGCCTTCCTTCAAGGTGGCGGGAACGCCTTCGACCATCTTCTTGGCTTCCATCAGCGAAGCGCCGGTGATGTTCTTGACGACCTTGACGACGTTCAGCTTCTTGTCGCCGAAGC is from Crateriforma conspicua and encodes:
- the rpsD gene encoding 30S ribosomal protein S4, whose product is MARYTGPKARVNRRLGTLIYETAGAARALDRRDSPPGMHVRGRRPSNYGAALMEKQKIKHYYGLGERQLRRYFENVSRKVGNTGELLLLMCERRLDNVVRRVGFTKTRPQARQGITHGHFRVNGVKVTKPGYMLRPGDIVEVRNRENLKNLYRGVIANASPDALDWVTFDSENLTATILGLPGASDISLPVDANSVVEFLSR
- the proB gene encoding glutamate 5-kinase encodes the protein MDKPSQDPSSNADTPDFAVREIPGTEQLLRQAVVENAEAVVVKVGTRVLTRPDGTLDIQRVQRLSSQLCRIADSGRHTIMVSSGAVGAGVAKLKLPGRPKSLGPLQAVAAIGQTDLIRAYEQSFATHGRHAAQVLLTRNDLRRRSGYLHVRNALLGIHDLGAIAIVNENDSVAVAELRTTFGDNDRLAAHVAGLLESALLIILSDIEGLYDGHPDEPDSHPIGLIRRLDDDVLGLASDNTNTVSKGGMRSKLKAAQIAVSHGHPTIIGPGRQDDVLDQIMAGNPVGTLFMPKEKTIRGRRRWIGVAASVIGEISIDAGAARALSERGSSLLAIGITGVKGNFPRGSVVRVVGPDGRTVGRGLSNYRSSEITKIKGHNSDQIGDLLGHRPYECVIHRDNLVVDVVED
- a CDS encoding MFS transporter codes for the protein MSFRSIAGSPLWRLWSLVIAGEAIFVLPFVLPRLFRPVMLAQWGISNTDLGLAFSAYGIVAAVAYFAGGPLADRFGPRVMMTLALLSTAACGLALWGQPSATRLLWTYAAFGVTTILLFWAPMIRATHDLARTQTQGRAFGILDAGRGLFAALLASLFSFVFASLVDDGGEADAFQAILLLAILSVAASGAMIWLGLKRPANDASDTANLGQDADAPGQSINVQAIGRVLRRRSVWLQGWIVLCAYCGYKSIDNYGIYVVDAYGASSSRAAWVTTLAFWARPIAALSAGLVADRAGRMGWLAVLFAVVAVGNGWLAIDHRPTNGPAALTLSATPVLLTLLACTAAAIYGLRGVYFAVFDDLKIPPTLVGTAAGLVSLVGFLPDIFFGPVTGWVIDRHPGITGHRMVFAGIAVMSVMGVAASLWQRRDVSDAANPLDQTSA
- a CDS encoding ABC transporter permease — its product is MNLQPEDFWSFYEWLIRPDAFLESALLQGAVLIVLAIVLGLLVGYIISAARYGPSEGFYAVARGVRDLVRFDLPGTSPRRVIALARLAFKEAIRRKVLFVIGLFVVGLLLAGWFLDPNSSDPARLYISFVLTGTNYLVLALALFISAFSLPSDIESRRIYTIVTKPVRATEIVLGRMLGFIGVGTMILVPMGLVSYVFVKRGLRHTHLEVADVRQIDDQFEGETDFVRSHKHSFTLDADGRGLTDVVRGHRHVVTRDEDGQFVIGPPTGDLRARIPHYGEVVFFDRRGEEKEIGLNVGDESLPGGYGSSGISRVIGMSQGPKKLEHGYIEGGTLCAAVFTFDDVTPERFPDGIPLDLTIRAFRTHKGDIESTLRASLSLKHPTKEIETNPIVFEVNEYEVDERLMPLTMEGSDGDETRELSLFDDLVDDEGRIKVVIRCVDRGQYLGVTKSSVYLRPGESSFEWNLAKAYISIWLQMTMVIAFGVMFSTFLSGPVAMIATAVCVLLGFSAEQIYDTRHYIDSGVNRGGGPIEAMVRMLRQDSVTTELDVDVLANKVIKAADAAIVYSLDAIATALPNLPKMVSTAEYAASGFDIFNALLARHAAATFGYCLLAFLVSYFFLKSREIAA
- the lpdA gene encoding dihydrolipoyl dehydrogenase, which produces MHAPVVVLGGGPGGYAAAFLAADEGLDVTIVEAEPRLGGTCLLRGCIPSKALLHVAKVIKEVDELREDWGVVYDEKPKIDIDVVRGRKDKVIDTLTSGLGGLAKRRNVTVIRARGSFIDSNTMKLEGDDESIPEGGQLTFDHCILATGSVPAMPGAFNIGSDRVMDSTGALELKDVPETMLIVGGGYIGLEMATVYAHLGSKVTVVELAERLLAGADQDLVKPLVKQINSMCEGRVLLHTKVGSMAEVDDKIEVTFEGPQHFGNERFDRVLVSIGRRPVTQGLGLENTKVEVNERGFVVCDRSQRTADPSILAIGDVAGDPMLAHKATHEGRVAAEVLAGKNVAFDKFAIPAVVFTDPEIAWAGITVEEAKAQGRKVDVEVYPWAASGRAQALGTTDGLTKWIIDPETHRVIGCGIVGSGAGELIAEAVLAIEMGCEVHDITDAIHPHPTLSETLMNAGEIHFGTATEIYKPKRRPSSASAG
- a CDS encoding DUF2141 domain-containing protein gives rise to the protein MKARIFTSGPVTGGMTQHQDTNDAKVSVETADSSSTTSPWNGGWDSGAAGFAAEPAASLWQENNGNFLVMFAVGIFFLGSGVLACRQLRFVPPRFPDGRAIQPPEDSLIPIPETGAESVDDLGTTGDEADVDSDGLVGAIQPVIQTSLQRPMPAAVSKAKSTKVSSGASSYRIIARGAAADRGNMMLAVYDSPDGFNDPASAIYRDKVQVRDGGATFQLPAAKLPRRFAVAVYHDENADSRLNRNLWGIPTERYGFSNDARSLTGPPSFDQAVVQKSDHSDRLVIAVR
- a CDS encoding IRE (iron responsive element), whose amino-acid sequence is MNLKSAFGRKILYLGVLVVMLVPLFLLGQPATGKGDRAGQLAEMRERFNIAESDLGEISPASETMKLASLGMRGVASTLLWNKAHDFSVRHEWDRLKATLNNIALLQPHFDRVWEFQAWNLAYNVSSEFDDYRQRYNMVGEGTDYLTRGVKQNRHASRLVWYTGWFYGQKLGMSDERKQFRELFADDEVWHEELLGEGIAVDSPEARGPMGKPDNWLVGRLWLNRGYDLVDSGVKIRRQTPINFYETGPKWRFKHAEAIEKEGVLDERAQNAWELASEDWGVLGNRSIPVTAPFTIKLDRIDELKRQRDEKDEQFIELVGDTTQTVRDELIAKLSETERELLNRPLSEMNGDEFNLRRGAEFKTKPARADVARRTDPDVRLRAIRLAGEIDDLEARINKTEGYRKQINYQYWKTLAIAEQEERTVRARRLVYEAEKANADAELDKAIELYEESFAIWADIFDDYPILIIDDTAEDLRDSIRRYAIAIDSQEFDEDFPLKTFVEMMDEDGYMDPDLYEKVRETQASKLEERQKEKEAEEKRLAEEAAKLEAAEKAKQQEEAESEETDSGSESDSSGSEEMNQDEASEAPESEAAESDEPESSENETEETDAADESSN